The following coding sequences are from one Shewanella violacea DSS12 window:
- a CDS encoding LysM peptidoglycan-binding domain-containing protein — translation MTKMIKVALYLILFIAAPFIGAGYANAHISHVSINEQQFILGGYPKFRVNIVSQDASLDKMQFVVRQASGEERLMVKPINNFLLLVTGVEDVMDPSATLVVREYRVNKWRDVKVFSLFKGRHLSQELAAKSSAAHLNIESRASEAPSSMYKIASMSQSSTQLSSGRGNKPAQYRHSLYDKSCTLKHTPAMTLWRIGTEHGKAWGLSTYGAMLAIFEANTKAFNQGDINGLRADALLRCPSQTLRAKYSNHKMAKQTFEAL, via the coding sequence ATGACAAAAATGATAAAAGTAGCGCTGTACTTGATCCTTTTTATCGCCGCTCCCTTCATAGGGGCGGGTTATGCTAATGCACACATTTCCCACGTAAGTATCAATGAGCAGCAATTTATTTTAGGTGGCTATCCCAAGTTCAGAGTCAATATCGTTTCTCAGGATGCGAGTCTGGACAAGATGCAGTTTGTAGTCCGTCAGGCTAGTGGCGAAGAAAGGCTAATGGTCAAACCTATTAATAATTTTCTCTTGCTAGTTACTGGGGTTGAAGACGTGATGGATCCCAGTGCGACCTTAGTAGTCAGAGAGTATCGGGTCAATAAATGGCGAGATGTAAAAGTATTTAGCCTGTTTAAAGGGCGACACTTATCACAGGAACTAGCCGCCAAGTCTTCGGCTGCTCACCTAAATATAGAGAGCAGAGCATCGGAAGCGCCGAGCTCAATGTATAAAATAGCTAGCATGAGTCAGTCATCGACTCAGTTATCTAGTGGCAGAGGTAACAAGCCTGCTCAATATCGGCACTCTTTGTACGATAAGTCCTGTACCCTTAAGCACACCCCAGCAATGACACTTTGGCGCATAGGGACAGAACATGGAAAAGCCTGGGGACTAAGTACTTACGGTGCCATGCTTGCCATTTTTGAAGCAAATACTAAAGCCTTCAACCAAGGTGACATTAATGGTCTGCGAGCCGATGCTTTACTGCGTTGCCCTTCGCAAACATTGAGAGCCAAATATTCGAATCATAAGATGGCGAAGCAAACGTTTGAGGCATTGTAG
- a CDS encoding ExeA family protein: MYLQHFGLAETPFSLTPNTEFFFGLAPHVEALQVLQTALQTGEGFIKVTGEVGTGKTLICRKLMNELPQRFHCAYLPNPYLSPAELRWAVALELGLKYSADIDQLQLTGLIQQQLLALCAHGHSIVLVLDEAQALPDESLEALRLFTNLETESRKLLQVVLFAQPELDERLNQHCFRQLRQRITFSYCLRPLTLDEADAYVQHRLSVAGSQGQPLFDPKNTRVLAAASKGIPRLINILAHKSLLLSFGEGTERVEYRHVKGAIIDTQDTKLSYKTQWFWFMGLSLISVASGLGLHLFYGASL; the protein is encoded by the coding sequence TTGTACCTGCAACATTTTGGGTTAGCGGAAACGCCTTTCTCACTTACCCCTAATACCGAGTTCTTCTTTGGGCTCGCGCCTCATGTTGAGGCCTTGCAGGTATTACAAACTGCATTGCAGACAGGAGAAGGTTTTATCAAGGTGACCGGCGAAGTCGGTACGGGTAAAACCCTCATCTGTCGCAAGCTAATGAATGAGCTTCCACAGCGATTTCATTGTGCTTACCTGCCTAATCCCTACTTATCCCCGGCGGAATTACGCTGGGCGGTAGCACTCGAGTTGGGGTTAAAATACTCCGCCGATATAGATCAACTGCAACTGACAGGACTCATTCAGCAGCAACTGCTTGCCCTGTGTGCTCATGGCCACTCGATCGTGTTGGTTCTGGATGAGGCTCAGGCCCTTCCTGACGAGAGTCTGGAAGCCTTACGTCTGTTCACTAACTTAGAGACCGAGAGCCGCAAGTTGCTACAGGTGGTACTTTTTGCTCAACCTGAGTTAGATGAGAGGTTAAATCAACACTGTTTCAGGCAGTTGAGGCAGAGGATCACATTCAGTTACTGCCTGCGGCCATTGACGCTGGATGAAGCCGATGCTTATGTTCAGCACAGGCTATCCGTCGCCGGCAGTCAAGGTCAGCCGCTATTTGACCCCAAAAATACCCGAGTGTTGGCAGCTGCATCAAAAGGGATCCCGAGATTGATCAATATTTTAGCTCACAAATCTCTGTTATTGAGTTTTGGAGAGGGGACCGAACGAGTCGAATACCGTCACGTTAAAGGTGCCATTATCGACACCCAAGATACTAAGCTTAGCTATAAGACTCAGTGGTTTTGGTTTATGGGTTTGAGCCTAATATCTGTGGCTAGCGGGCTCGGGCTACACCTGTTTTATGGAGCTAGCCTATGA
- the priA gene encoding primosomal protein N' has protein sequence MPLFVEVALPVPMRQTFSYSVPESVTSVPAQGMRVKVPFGRQQLIGLVIGTSDTCNLAPNQIKSIIELLDDEPLLPDSLYKLTVWAARYYFCSLGQMLSQALPVALRKGAEVTADTTIFWSLTTSGNAASLDTLKRAPAQKKVIEALLKTEMTQEELTSLALSKPAMKALQDKGWIAKHERTNKIDLSWRDNLELGEEPLTLNPEQAVAVATLNQQSGYHCTLLEGITGSGKTEVYLALLESVLKQGKQALILVPEIGLTPQTISRFKSRFKVKVAVIHSGLTDNQRLTAWRQAKTGEAAIIIGTRSALFTPMAYPGTIILDEEHDSSFKQQEGVGYHARDLAVMRGHLEKIPVLLGTATPSLESLQNALSGRYKHLELGQRAGNAEKVRQGIIDISNQPLKTGMSHALLNEIRIHLDAGNQVLLFLNRRGFSPALLCHECGHLHECDRCDAFFTVHQSLGEIRCHHCGNHYAIPRQCHNCGSTMLMGQGVGTEQLAEALEKEFPKYPVVRIDRDTTSRKGALEGHLNAIHKGEYKILVGTQMLAKGHHFPDVTLVGLLDVDGALFSADFRAPERFGQLYTQVSGRAGRARKPGTVLMQTHQANNAILRELMHKGYGEFARAQLNERKQALLPPAWHMLLIRAEAHLAIDADNFLSQVAQFLPQNEECEVIGPMPAPMDKKAGKYRRHLIFQTKSRNLLQQAFEHALPQIEALPLAKRCRWSLDRDPQDLL, from the coding sequence ATGCCCCTGTTTGTTGAGGTTGCCCTACCCGTTCCTATGCGACAAACCTTCAGTTATAGCGTACCTGAATCCGTCACATCAGTGCCTGCACAGGGTATGAGAGTCAAAGTTCCCTTCGGTCGGCAGCAATTAATAGGTCTGGTTATTGGAACTTCCGATACATGTAACTTAGCACCTAATCAAATAAAATCTATCATTGAACTATTAGATGACGAGCCTTTACTACCTGATTCTTTATATAAACTCACAGTATGGGCAGCTAGATATTATTTCTGCAGTTTAGGCCAAATGCTGTCTCAGGCCCTTCCAGTCGCACTGCGCAAAGGTGCCGAAGTCACTGCCGACACCACGATTTTTTGGTCATTGACCACCTCAGGAAATGCAGCATCATTAGACACGCTAAAACGGGCTCCGGCACAGAAAAAGGTAATAGAAGCGCTACTCAAAACCGAAATGACCCAAGAAGAGCTCACCAGCTTAGCCTTGAGTAAGCCGGCAATGAAGGCCTTACAAGATAAAGGCTGGATAGCTAAACATGAGCGCACTAACAAGATAGATCTCAGTTGGCGAGATAATCTTGAGCTAGGCGAAGAACCATTAACGCTCAACCCCGAGCAGGCAGTGGCCGTAGCAACTCTCAATCAGCAATCTGGCTACCACTGCACCTTGCTCGAGGGCATCACAGGCTCAGGTAAAACCGAGGTCTACCTCGCCTTACTCGAATCTGTACTTAAGCAAGGCAAGCAGGCACTAATTTTAGTTCCAGAGATAGGCCTGACCCCGCAAACCATCAGTCGATTCAAGAGCCGCTTCAAGGTTAAGGTCGCGGTTATTCACTCGGGATTAACCGACAACCAAAGGTTAACGGCATGGCGTCAAGCCAAAACAGGCGAAGCCGCCATCATCATAGGCACACGCTCGGCGCTCTTCACCCCGATGGCTTATCCGGGGACAATAATTTTAGACGAGGAGCACGATTCAAGCTTTAAACAACAGGAAGGTGTCGGCTATCATGCTCGTGACCTAGCAGTCATGCGCGGTCATCTCGAGAAAATTCCGGTACTGCTCGGCACCGCAACTCCATCATTGGAGAGCCTGCAAAATGCACTCAGTGGACGCTACAAGCACCTTGAATTAGGCCAAAGAGCGGGCAATGCCGAGAAAGTCCGTCAGGGCATTATCGATATTAGTAACCAGCCTCTAAAAACCGGTATGTCTCACGCCCTACTCAACGAGATACGGATCCATCTGGATGCGGGTAACCAGGTACTCCTGTTCCTCAACCGTAGAGGGTTTTCACCCGCCTTGCTATGCCATGAATGTGGCCACCTCCACGAATGCGATCGCTGTGACGCCTTCTTTACCGTGCATCAATCCCTGGGAGAGATACGTTGTCACCACTGTGGCAACCATTACGCAATTCCACGTCAGTGCCATAACTGTGGCAGCACCATGTTGATGGGCCAAGGCGTTGGTACAGAGCAGCTCGCCGAGGCATTAGAAAAAGAGTTCCCTAAATACCCTGTAGTTCGCATCGATCGCGATACAACCAGCAGAAAGGGCGCACTGGAAGGTCATCTCAATGCCATCCATAAGGGGGAGTATAAGATACTAGTGGGCACTCAGATGTTAGCTAAGGGCCACCACTTCCCCGATGTCACCTTAGTAGGTTTACTGGATGTTGACGGTGCCCTATTCAGTGCCGACTTCAGAGCGCCGGAACGTTTTGGGCAACTTTATACCCAAGTTTCAGGACGAGCGGGACGAGCCAGAAAACCAGGCACAGTGCTGATGCAGACGCATCAAGCCAATAACGCCATCTTGCGTGAGCTAATGCATAAAGGTTATGGCGAGTTTGCCAGAGCACAGCTCAATGAACGTAAACAAGCACTATTACCACCAGCCTGGCATATGCTGTTGATACGCGCCGAAGCCCACCTGGCCATAGATGCCGATAACTTTCTTTCTCAAGTCGCTCAATTTCTGCCTCAAAACGAAGAGTGCGAAGTCATAGGCCCCATGCCAGCCCCTATGGACAAAAAAGCAGGTAAATATCGCAGGCATCTGATTTTTCAAACCAAATCAAGAAATCTGCTGCAACAGGCATTCGAACATGCCTTGCCTCAAATTGAAGCTCTTCCCCTAGCTAAACGCTGTCGCTGGAGCTTAGACAGAGATCCACAAGATCTGCTGTAG
- a CDS encoding malic enzyme-like NAD(P)-binding protein: MSDLRQQALDYHEFPVPGKTAVSLTKPAETSLDLALAYSPGVAEPVREIAADPDNAYRYTAKGNTVAVITNGTAILGLGNLGPLASKPVMEGKALLFKHFANIDATDIEVKHRTTEEFINTVEAIADTFGGINLEDIKAPECFEIEKALIERCSVPVFHDDQHGTAIVTTAGMINALEIQGKSMEDAVIVCMGAGAAAIACMTMMVKCGVQRENVYMLDRKGVIHARREDINEYKALFANNTDKRTLQDVIKGADAFLGLSGPDVLGAEDVALMADKPVIFACSNPDPEIKPEIAHNVRKDLIMGTGRSDYPNQVNNVLCFPFIFRGALDVRASKINDEMKIAAVHAIAALAKEEVPASVLAAYPDVTSLSFGPDYVIPKPMDPRLLSNVAKAVAQAAIDSGVAVITELPENYMS; this comes from the coding sequence ATGTCAGATCTACGCCAACAAGCCCTCGATTACCATGAGTTCCCCGTACCAGGCAAAACTGCGGTTAGCCTGACGAAACCCGCTGAAACTAGTTTAGATCTGGCCTTGGCTTATAGTCCGGGTGTTGCTGAGCCTGTGCGTGAAATCGCTGCGGACCCAGATAATGCTTATCGCTATACCGCAAAAGGTAATACGGTAGCCGTGATTACCAATGGTACGGCTATCTTAGGCTTAGGTAACTTAGGCCCACTGGCTTCTAAGCCCGTTATGGAAGGTAAGGCGCTGCTGTTTAAGCATTTTGCCAACATAGATGCGACTGATATTGAAGTTAAACATCGTACCACTGAAGAGTTCATCAACACGGTTGAAGCGATTGCAGATACGTTCGGTGGCATTAATCTGGAAGATATCAAGGCGCCGGAGTGTTTTGAGATAGAGAAGGCGCTTATTGAGCGTTGTAGTGTTCCTGTTTTTCATGACGATCAACACGGTACAGCGATTGTGACTACCGCGGGTATGATCAACGCCTTAGAGATCCAGGGCAAGTCTATGGAAGATGCTGTCATTGTCTGTATGGGTGCCGGAGCGGCGGCTATTGCTTGTATGACCATGATGGTTAAGTGTGGCGTGCAGCGTGAAAATGTTTATATGCTCGATAGAAAAGGCGTTATTCATGCTCGCCGTGAAGATATTAACGAGTATAAGGCTTTATTTGCTAACAATACTGACAAGCGTACTCTACAAGACGTGATTAAAGGCGCCGATGCCTTCTTAGGACTATCTGGTCCCGACGTTCTAGGTGCAGAAGATGTCGCCTTGATGGCTGATAAGCCTGTCATCTTCGCTTGTTCAAATCCTGATCCTGAAATCAAACCTGAAATTGCTCATAATGTTCGTAAAGATTTGATTATGGGTACGGGACGTAGTGATTATCCGAATCAGGTGAACAATGTACTTTGTTTCCCATTCATCTTCCGTGGTGCATTGGATGTTCGTGCGTCTAAGATCAATGATGAGATGAAGATAGCTGCGGTACATGCCATAGCCGCACTGGCTAAGGAAGAGGTTCCTGCATCTGTACTCGCAGCGTATCCCGATGTAACCTCATTGAGCTTCGGTCCGGACTATGTAATTCCTAAACCTATGGATCCACGTTTACTTTCGAATGTGGCTAAAGCAGTGGCCCAAGCGGCAATCGATTCAGGTGTAGCTGTGATTACCGAGCTACCAGAAAACTATATGAGTTAA
- a CDS encoding type IV pilus inner membrane component PilO, which translates to MKQKWNEWAAKFDVLSQRERVMVASAVLVVIGMLSYLPLESLLLEHLSLVKQNKAIASENKVSLQQIDLYQQRLAQNPNDEYNNRLKVLKRQDESLDEQLSFQMVDMVPANHMPALLSELLGKVTGITLHEFTSIAPTPLLAIGEDKKMNLYSHGIRLTLEGDYFSVLKFMEAVEGMPSKLYWKEIDYKVHEYPTANVVLELYTLSINKDFISVATQG; encoded by the coding sequence GTGAAGCAAAAATGGAATGAATGGGCCGCTAAATTCGATGTGCTGAGCCAAAGAGAAAGAGTCATGGTGGCGAGTGCTGTCTTGGTTGTGATAGGCATGCTCAGCTACCTTCCGCTCGAGTCATTGTTGCTAGAACATCTGTCTCTGGTTAAGCAGAATAAAGCCATTGCTAGTGAGAATAAGGTTTCATTGCAGCAGATAGATCTGTATCAGCAGCGGTTAGCGCAAAATCCTAATGATGAATATAACAATCGCTTGAAAGTCTTGAAGCGACAAGACGAAAGTTTAGATGAACAGCTGTCTTTTCAGATGGTTGATATGGTACCGGCTAATCATATGCCTGCGCTATTGAGCGAGTTACTGGGCAAGGTCACCGGCATCACACTACATGAATTCACATCGATAGCACCAACTCCCTTGCTCGCCATCGGGGAAGATAAGAAGATGAACCTATACAGTCATGGGATCCGTTTGACTCTAGAGGGGGATTACTTCTCTGTTCTTAAGTTTATGGAAGCCGTAGAAGGAATGCCCAGTAAGCTGTATTGGAAGGAAATAGATTATAAGGTCCATGAGTATCCTACTGCGAATGTCGTGCTGGAGCTCTATACCTTAAGCATCAATAAGGACTTTATCAGTGTCGCTACTCAAGGTTAG
- the rpmE gene encoding 50S ribosomal protein L31 has protein sequence MKTGIHPDYAEITATCTCGNVIKINSTAGKSLHLDVCGACHPFYTGTQKIVDTGGRIDKFNKRFGALGKK, from the coding sequence ATGAAAACAGGCATTCATCCTGATTATGCAGAAATCACTGCAACTTGTACTTGTGGTAACGTTATCAAGATAAATTCAACTGCTGGTAAGTCACTGCACTTGGACGTATGTGGTGCATGTCACCCATTCTACACTGGTACACAGAAAATTGTGGACACTGGTGGACGTATCGATAAGTTCAACAAGCGCTTCGGTGCTCTTGGTAAGAAGTAA
- the csrD gene encoding RNase E specificity factor CsrD — protein MKLTRLLTNKLTGFWLLSLAAVALVFLLVALFSFTQLTYKFQQQKVTELESMLIYHYEHDGNKSLSSWLPSILTGYNAVSLTLSAEGKTLYEYGADKSGVGMLTYKKVLLKEDNLTLVITLPQPFNMDSFSWYEFSILVMGLLSILVFVFFGHRWLSMQLLGIEDLAVRSKLILENEYDKALAERGDGRPRMINRALTHLLLELDDAQKQRARFDQFIRSNTFLDPETGIGNRLFLKNRLDALSNDKGMMAPGVLFLLEMEDMDLLQQELGEDSIDEMLHQTISDITQILDSQANSIFSRRSFNQFAIVVPQISLKDVEKLAAKLLKVCLSQNVPETQNSEDFFHIGAAYFKVGDTKEQLLDESERALRAAQFQGSSGWFMYDKGAVDEELARGSVRWRSFLEYALVNKRLVVFSQPVVDSDMDTHHLEVSSRIRDNKNNLIRATLYIPMAIKCGLTPQFERQVIETVLFDLLSNPKDKITKFSINLSLDTLMSRAFIRWLKTTLLEYRHLTSRLIFEINEDIVVHHKEQLKPKLNMIKKMGASLCVDRVGQQVVSTQYIKECHFDLIKLHRSIVTQIHLRQENQLFVRSLIGGLYRTEVQVFAEGIESFEEWQTLKILGVSAGQGSLFSEPVEEI, from the coding sequence ATGAAACTAACACGACTTCTAACTAATAAATTGACCGGTTTTTGGTTACTTTCTCTGGCAGCTGTAGCATTGGTTTTTCTGCTAGTTGCCCTGTTCAGCTTCACTCAATTAACCTATAAATTTCAGCAACAAAAAGTGACTGAACTCGAGTCTATGCTTATTTATCATTATGAGCATGATGGCAATAAATCCCTCTCTAGCTGGCTCCCTTCAATTTTAACCGGATATAACGCAGTGAGTTTGACCTTGAGCGCCGAAGGTAAAACACTCTATGAGTATGGAGCAGATAAATCTGGTGTTGGCATGCTCACCTATAAGAAAGTGCTGCTCAAAGAAGATAATCTCACCTTAGTGATCACCTTACCTCAGCCATTTAATATGGACTCATTCTCCTGGTATGAGTTCTCCATCTTAGTCATGGGTTTACTTTCTATTTTAGTATTTGTTTTCTTCGGTCACAGATGGTTATCGATGCAGCTGCTGGGTATAGAAGATCTTGCGGTGCGCAGTAAACTGATATTAGAGAACGAGTACGATAAGGCCTTAGCCGAGAGAGGGGACGGTAGGCCGAGAATGATAAATCGTGCCCTGACACATCTTTTGCTAGAGCTAGATGATGCACAGAAGCAGAGAGCCAGATTCGATCAATTTATCCGTTCCAATACGTTTTTGGACCCGGAAACTGGCATCGGAAATCGCCTATTTCTTAAGAATCGTCTCGATGCCTTGAGTAACGATAAGGGCATGATGGCCCCCGGTGTGCTGTTTTTACTCGAGATGGAAGATATGGACTTGCTGCAGCAAGAGCTTGGTGAGGACTCAATAGATGAGATGCTACATCAGACCATTAGTGATATTACTCAGATCTTAGACAGTCAGGCTAACAGTATTTTTTCTCGACGATCCTTTAATCAGTTTGCCATAGTGGTGCCGCAAATTTCCTTAAAAGACGTTGAAAAATTAGCCGCTAAATTACTTAAGGTGTGCTTGAGTCAAAATGTTCCCGAGACACAAAATAGCGAAGATTTTTTTCATATCGGCGCCGCTTATTTTAAAGTCGGTGATACTAAGGAACAGCTGCTTGACGAGTCAGAGAGAGCGCTTAGGGCCGCTCAATTTCAGGGAAGCAGTGGTTGGTTTATGTATGACAAGGGTGCCGTAGATGAAGAGTTGGCAAGGGGATCGGTCAGGTGGCGCAGTTTTCTTGAATATGCCCTGGTAAATAAGCGTTTAGTGGTCTTCTCTCAGCCTGTGGTCGACAGTGATATGGACACTCATCATTTAGAGGTATCCAGTCGAATACGTGATAATAAAAACAACCTGATTAGAGCCACACTGTATATTCCTATGGCGATAAAATGTGGTCTGACACCTCAGTTTGAGCGTCAGGTTATTGAGACTGTACTGTTTGATCTCCTCTCCAACCCTAAGGATAAAATTACCAAGTTTAGCATCAACCTTAGCTTAGATACCTTGATGAGTCGGGCATTTATCCGCTGGCTCAAAACGACCCTATTAGAGTATCGACATCTTACCTCCAGACTGATCTTCGAGATAAATGAAGACATAGTAGTGCATCACAAGGAACAGCTGAAACCTAAGCTGAATATGATTAAGAAAATGGGCGCAAGCTTATGTGTCGACCGTGTGGGTCAACAGGTTGTAAGTACTCAATACATTAAAGAGTGTCATTTTGATCTGATAAAACTTCATCGTTCAATCGTGACGCAAATACACCTTCGTCAAGAAAATCAGTTATTTGTTCGTAGTCTTATCGGAGGCTTATATCGAACTGAGGTTCAAGTCTTTGCCGAGGGAATAGAATCTTTCGAGGAGTGGCAGACCCTGAAGATTTTAGGTGTGAGTGCTGGGCAGGGAAGCTTGTTCAGTGAGCCAGTCGAAGAAATATAG
- a CDS encoding PilN domain-containing protein has protein sequence MTLKTRVNLFSDTLLPPVLRLSFKRLTQTLIFMLVLFGITNLATYVLVSGLETNKAELAKQKANLDRQKKNLEVAMAKRAPDAKLVDQVELLSQQVELKQMLIGELSQREALTSHGYSMLFKDLARVANSNIWLNRIRVENNEYIFEGFSSAPNGVPLWVERLKSTETLTGHAFATMAMSRGKDQPLAFILTTKAEIGESK, from the coding sequence ATGACCTTGAAGACGAGAGTCAATCTGTTTTCAGATACCTTATTGCCACCTGTGTTAAGGCTCAGCTTTAAGCGTTTGACTCAGACATTAATTTTTATGCTGGTCCTGTTTGGAATCACGAACTTAGCGACCTACGTCCTAGTGTCGGGATTGGAGACAAATAAGGCCGAGCTGGCTAAGCAAAAAGCTAATCTGGATAGACAGAAGAAAAACCTGGAAGTGGCAATGGCAAAACGTGCTCCCGATGCCAAACTCGTGGATCAGGTGGAGCTCCTCTCTCAGCAAGTTGAACTCAAACAGATGCTCATAGGTGAGCTGAGTCAACGAGAGGCGCTTACTAGCCATGGATACTCTATGTTGTTTAAAGATCTCGCTCGTGTAGCCAATAGCAATATCTGGCTCAACCGCATTAGGGTTGAAAATAATGAATACATCTTCGAGGGTTTTAGCTCAGCGCCTAATGGTGTCCCCTTATGGGTCGAACGCCTCAAGTCGACAGAAACACTAACAGGCCATGCTTTTGCGACTATGGCAATGAGTCGGGGTAAAGATCAACCGTTAGCATTTATCTTGACCACCAAGGCTGAAATCGGGGAGTCTAAGTGA
- the mshL gene encoding pilus (MSHA type) biogenesis protein MshL, producing the protein MNALKVITPLLTLLLVACQTTDRPEPVAAKEALLESVQTASNKRATPPPAKMPESIQKELASAELLAGLEPSRRAERRFDVSAHDVDAKIFFPSLVQGTPLSVAVHPDVTGNISLSLKGVTLSEALQVVEDIYGYEVSRMGRILRIYPAGMRTETFPLNYLYMERHGLSLTSVNSGRISDNSNSSSSNNNSSSGNNSSNNSSGSSSSSNETTNGTFIRSTTKSNFWGELKETLVSIVGKTGGGRQVVITPQAGLVTVRAYPNELRQVRSFLKTAETHLQRQVIIEAKILEVTLSDGYQQGINWQNVLGHVGDTNIEFGTSSGGNSLSDQITSVIGGVTSLKFSGTDFAAMINLLDTQGDVDVLSSPRVTALNNQKAVIKVGTDEYFVTDVSSTTVAGNTPITTPEVELTPFFSGIALDVTPQIDGEGNVLLHIHPSVISIKEQTKTIKISDSTLELPLAQSDIRESDTVIMARSGDVVVIGGLMKSENIELLSKVPLLGDIPLLGELFTNRSKSLKKTELVILLKPTVVGADTWTNELQRSKELLDRWYPEEQVATEQGQ; encoded by the coding sequence ATGAATGCGCTAAAAGTTATAACGCCTCTGTTAACTCTGTTGTTGGTCGCGTGTCAAACAACCGATAGACCCGAGCCAGTGGCCGCTAAAGAGGCTTTGCTTGAGTCGGTACAAACAGCATCTAACAAACGGGCCACGCCTCCTCCGGCAAAAATGCCTGAGTCTATTCAGAAGGAACTCGCTTCTGCTGAGTTACTGGCCGGATTAGAACCAAGCCGTAGAGCCGAGCGTCGTTTCGATGTGTCAGCTCATGATGTCGATGCGAAGATCTTCTTTCCCAGTCTGGTACAAGGTACGCCCTTGAGTGTTGCCGTACATCCAGATGTGACAGGTAATATCTCTTTATCCCTCAAGGGAGTGACCTTGAGTGAAGCCCTTCAAGTTGTCGAAGATATCTATGGCTATGAAGTGAGTCGCATGGGGAGAATTTTACGTATCTATCCCGCAGGTATGCGCACCGAGACATTTCCTTTGAATTACCTGTACATGGAGCGTCATGGTCTGTCTTTGACTTCGGTGAACTCAGGTCGAATTTCAGACAATAGCAATTCGAGTTCGAGTAACAACAATAGTAGTAGCGGTAATAACTCGTCTAATAACAGCTCCGGCTCGAGTAGTAGTAGCAATGAAACGACTAACGGTACCTTCATTCGTTCGACGACTAAGAGTAATTTCTGGGGAGAGTTAAAAGAGACCCTAGTATCGATTGTGGGTAAAACCGGGGGTGGACGCCAGGTCGTTATTACACCTCAAGCCGGATTAGTGACTGTTCGTGCCTATCCAAATGAGTTGAGGCAGGTACGAAGCTTCTTGAAAACTGCCGAGACTCATCTACAGCGACAGGTGATCATAGAGGCTAAGATTTTAGAGGTCACCTTGTCTGACGGTTATCAGCAAGGGATCAATTGGCAGAATGTTTTAGGCCATGTGGGTGATACTAATATTGAATTTGGTACATCGTCTGGTGGAAATAGTTTGTCGGATCAGATCACCAGTGTGATAGGTGGGGTGACTTCACTCAAGTTCTCCGGTACCGATTTTGCTGCCATGATCAATTTGCTCGATACCCAAGGTGATGTAGATGTGCTCTCGAGTCCACGAGTCACGGCATTAAATAATCAAAAGGCCGTCATTAAGGTGGGTACCGATGAATATTTCGTTACCGATGTGTCGTCGACGACTGTAGCGGGTAATACACCAATTACTACGCCCGAGGTTGAATTGACCCCATTTTTCTCCGGTATCGCCCTGGATGTGACACCACAGATCGATGGTGAGGGAAATGTTTTACTGCATATTCACCCATCGGTTATCAGTATTAAGGAGCAGACTAAAACGATTAAAATCTCTGATAGCACACTGGAATTACCTTTGGCCCAGAGTGATATTCGTGAATCGGATACAGTTATCATGGCCAGAAGTGGCGATGTGGTGGTGATTGGTGGCCTGATGAAGAGTGAGAACATAGAGCTGCTCTCTAAGGTTCCTTTATTAGGCGATATTCCTCTGCTTGGTGAACTGTTTACTAACCGATCTAAATCATTGAAGAAAACCGAATTGGTTATCTTATTGAAACCTACAGTTGTCGGTGCCGATACCTGGACAAATGAGCTGCAGCGTTCAAAAGAACTGCTAGATCGTTGGTATCCCGAAGAGCAAGTTGCAACGGAACAAGGGCAGTAA